In one window of Gemmatimonadaceae bacterium DNA:
- a CDS encoding patatin-like phospholipase family protein yields MTRTPTTPSPVPTPTPRERRIALVLGGGGMKGFAHIGVIQALEERGIVPTTYAGTSIGAMMAAARVAGMSAAELVDRAQSLRRRDLFRINHFGMLMERMRSPSIYLEEPLRDLTHAVVPEGTFANLPGRLLVNTVDIERGMQVIWGLKGLQNVSVRDAVYASCALPGYFPPGRVGDRLCVDGGVVDNLPVLIAAADADLVIAVDVGSSDLRPIQNALSLGFANIYLRAAATMMHALQQYPLTHWSGPPMVLVRPRVGEDWLSFANIAATIDEGHRAALKALEDIDAFYDQPGGVYPRRLFEIEVNRDGCIGCGLCVALAPSAMALDGEGKAYALAHTANWSPADGEFVRFCPTNAIIARKIERILPPKAEPEGERGAA; encoded by the coding sequence ATGACCCGCACGCCCACGACTCCGAGCCCTGTTCCGACCCCCACCCCACGCGAGCGCCGCATCGCGCTCGTGCTCGGCGGCGGGGGGATGAAGGGATTCGCGCACATCGGCGTCATCCAGGCGCTCGAGGAGCGCGGCATCGTGCCGACGACGTACGCCGGCACGAGCATCGGCGCGATGATGGCCGCGGCTCGCGTCGCGGGCATGTCGGCGGCCGAGCTCGTGGACCGCGCCCAATCGCTGCGGCGGCGCGACCTGTTCCGAATCAATCATTTCGGAATGCTGATGGAGCGAATGCGGTCCCCGTCGATCTACCTCGAGGAGCCGCTCCGCGATCTGACACATGCCGTCGTGCCGGAGGGGACGTTCGCCAACCTCCCCGGCCGGCTGCTCGTGAACACCGTGGACATCGAGCGCGGCATGCAGGTGATCTGGGGGCTCAAGGGCCTGCAGAACGTCTCCGTCCGCGACGCGGTGTATGCGTCGTGCGCGCTGCCCGGCTACTTCCCGCCGGGCCGCGTCGGCGACCGCCTCTGCGTGGACGGCGGCGTGGTGGACAACCTCCCGGTGCTGATCGCGGCGGCCGACGCCGATCTCGTCATCGCGGTGGACGTCGGCAGCAGCGACTTGCGGCCCATCCAGAACGCTCTGTCGCTCGGCTTCGCGAACATCTATTTGCGCGCCGCGGCGACGATGATGCACGCGCTTCAACAATACCCACTGACGCATTGGAGCGGCCCGCCGATGGTCCTCGTGCGCCCGCGCGTCGGCGAAGACTGGCTCAGCTTCGCGAACATCGCCGCCACGATCGACGAAGGACACCGCGCCGCGCTCAAGGCCCTGGAAGACATCGACGCGTTCTACGACCAGCCCGGCGGCGTCTATCCGCGGCGGCTGTTCGAGATCGAAGTGAACCGCGACGGGTGCATCGGGTGCGGCCTGTGCGTCGCGCTCGCGCCCAGCGCGATGGCGCTCGACGGCGAAGGCAAGGCGTACGCCCTGGCACACACGGCCAATTGGTCGCCGGCCGACGGCGAGTTCGTGCGCTTCTGCCCCACCAACGCCATCATCGCGCGAAAGATCGAGCGAATTCTGCCGCCTAAGGCTGAGCCGGAGGGCGAGCGGGGAGCCGCTTGA
- a CDS encoding prolyl oligopeptidase family serine peptidase has translation MRFHSRIALRLGWSAALLALASPIAAQRAQATVQQTGAPAAAARNDDKRAMTVADYAKWRSIRDVAVSDDGNWASYGYQQRRVDDTLYLESLSAHAESKIARASRPQFSDDSRWVAYFVAPAGRANASETETPANGPSRLELRNLATGAVESWDNVASFAFSKGSVALMVRKARPGAPPDAAAAGGRGGAGAAGGGRGRGGAVPARVDGTDLILHHLRDGGDELIGGVSSAEFNKPGTMLAYTVSGTDRDGNGLFIVSTSNWQRRSLDNSRADYTRLTWDDSGTSVAALRGTDRRGFTEKENAVVAFASLESAEPASFVLDRKALSGLADNMVISEKGTLQWSPDHSRIFVGLKEQEASPPRRDSTAAVEPIGNVDVWHWKDPYIQPVQMVRAQQDRNRTFTAAVLLAQKKVVPLADARMDRVQITRDGAWAIGQDDKEYVDDWKPQLSDFYRVNTTSGERTSVLKGQERSLGLSPDGKYFLYWKDKQIWSYDIAANKHVAITQSAPVSFVNAEEDHVGEKPSYGISGFTKDGKSVVLDHKYDLWLVSLDGSGAARNLTNGVGAKSDVRFRYVRLEPDDNAPAAGGGGFGGGGGGRGGGGGGTIDLSKPVLLSAFNEDDKKAGYYRLEGDQLTKLVYEDRSFGRPVKAKNADRVLFTRETFVEFPDYWVTNSKFEDPKRLTDANPQQSEFKWGHRILIDYKDKDGHKLQGTLAVPDDYKPGQKLPMLVYFYEKLSDQQNHYEVPRYASAPQYADYVSNGYLVLLPDIYFHTGRSHTDMLNSVEAAVKRAEDLGYADPKRVGLHGGSYSGQGGAYISTQSKMFAAIAIRAAAVDLVADFNQLWKTTGTNQHRYDTYGQGRFGANPYDNLSLFMDQSAVFHAPSMNTPLLIFQGTNDGSTEWLQGVEFYNALRFLKKPVIFLSYEGEGHGFTRYDNQYDVEVRMHQFYDHYLKGTPEAEWIANGIPFIKKKAPTGAAAQPVQLMGGGAGIGTPTPGSGGGGAGGGAGGGQPPAGPPNP, from the coding sequence GTGCGTTTCCATTCCCGCATCGCGCTGCGATTGGGATGGAGCGCGGCCTTGCTGGCGCTCGCGTCGCCCATCGCGGCGCAACGCGCGCAGGCGACCGTGCAGCAGACCGGTGCACCCGCAGCGGCGGCGCGAAACGACGACAAGCGTGCGATGACCGTCGCCGACTACGCCAAGTGGCGCTCGATTCGCGACGTCGCCGTCTCGGACGACGGAAACTGGGCATCGTACGGGTATCAACAGCGCCGCGTCGACGACACCCTGTACCTCGAGAGTCTCTCGGCGCACGCTGAGTCGAAGATTGCCCGCGCGTCGCGACCGCAATTCTCCGACGACTCGAGGTGGGTCGCGTATTTCGTGGCGCCGGCTGGGCGCGCCAACGCGTCCGAGACCGAGACGCCGGCGAACGGACCGTCGCGGCTGGAGCTCAGGAACCTCGCCACCGGCGCGGTCGAATCGTGGGACAACGTCGCGTCTTTCGCGTTCTCGAAAGGTTCGGTCGCGCTGATGGTTCGCAAAGCCCGTCCCGGCGCTCCGCCCGACGCCGCGGCCGCCGGCGGCCGTGGCGGAGCCGGCGCGGCCGGTGGCGGTCGTGGACGCGGCGGCGCTGTGCCCGCGCGCGTCGACGGCACGGATCTCATTCTGCACCACCTGCGAGACGGAGGCGATGAGCTGATCGGCGGCGTCTCGTCGGCCGAGTTCAACAAGCCGGGGACGATGCTCGCGTACACCGTCTCCGGGACCGATCGCGACGGCAACGGCTTGTTCATCGTGTCGACGTCCAACTGGCAGCGTCGTTCGCTCGACAACTCGCGTGCCGACTACACGCGGCTCACCTGGGACGACTCAGGCACGTCGGTGGCGGCGCTCCGCGGCACCGATCGCCGCGGATTCACCGAAAAGGAGAACGCGGTCGTCGCGTTCGCGTCGCTCGAGAGCGCCGAGCCGGCGTCGTTCGTGCTGGATCGGAAGGCGCTTTCCGGCTTGGCCGACAACATGGTGATCAGCGAGAAGGGGACGCTCCAGTGGAGTCCCGACCACTCGCGAATCTTCGTCGGCCTCAAGGAGCAGGAAGCCTCACCGCCTCGCCGCGATTCGACGGCGGCCGTGGAGCCGATCGGCAACGTCGACGTCTGGCACTGGAAGGATCCGTACATCCAACCCGTGCAGATGGTGCGCGCGCAGCAGGACCGCAACCGGACCTTCACCGCGGCGGTGCTGCTCGCGCAGAAGAAAGTCGTTCCGCTTGCCGATGCGCGGATGGATCGCGTGCAGATCACGCGCGACGGCGCGTGGGCGATCGGACAGGACGACAAGGAGTATGTGGATGATTGGAAGCCGCAGCTTTCCGACTTCTATCGCGTGAACACGACGAGCGGCGAGCGCACCTCCGTGCTCAAGGGACAGGAGCGCTCACTCGGGTTGTCGCCCGACGGGAAGTATTTCCTGTACTGGAAGGACAAGCAGATCTGGTCGTACGACATCGCCGCGAACAAGCACGTCGCGATCACGCAGTCGGCGCCGGTGAGCTTCGTCAACGCCGAAGAGGATCACGTCGGTGAGAAGCCGTCGTACGGCATCAGCGGTTTCACGAAAGACGGCAAGTCGGTGGTACTCGACCACAAGTACGATCTCTGGCTCGTCTCGCTCGACGGAAGCGGCGCGGCGCGCAACCTCACGAACGGCGTCGGGGCGAAGAGCGATGTTCGCTTCCGCTACGTTCGCCTCGAGCCCGACGACAACGCGCCGGCGGCGGGTGGCGGCGGGTTCGGGGGGGGCGGCGGCGGGCGCGGCGGCGGCGGCGGCGGAACGATCGATCTCTCGAAGCCGGTGCTCCTCTCCGCGTTCAACGAGGACGACAAGAAGGCGGGCTACTATCGCCTCGAGGGCGACCAGCTCACGAAGCTCGTGTACGAGGACCGCAGCTTCGGGCGGCCGGTCAAGGCGAAGAATGCCGACCGCGTTCTGTTCACGCGCGAGACGTTCGTCGAATTTCCCGACTACTGGGTGACGAACAGCAAGTTCGAAGACCCGAAGCGGCTCACCGACGCGAACCCCCAGCAGTCGGAATTCAAGTGGGGCCACCGCATCCTGATCGACTACAAGGACAAGGACGGCCACAAGCTGCAGGGCACGCTCGCGGTTCCTGACGACTACAAGCCGGGCCAGAAGCTGCCGATGCTCGTGTACTTCTACGAAAAACTGTCGGACCAGCAGAACCATTACGAGGTGCCGCGCTACGCGTCGGCGCCGCAGTACGCGGACTACGTGAGCAACGGATACCTCGTCCTGCTCCCGGACATTTATTTCCACACCGGGCGCTCGCACACCGACATGCTGAACTCGGTGGAGGCGGCGGTGAAGCGCGCCGAGGACCTCGGGTACGCCGATCCGAAGCGCGTCGGTCTCCACGGCGGCAGCTACAGCGGTCAGGGCGGCGCGTACATCTCGACGCAGTCGAAGATGTTCGCGGCAATCGCGATCCGCGCCGCGGCGGTGGACCTCGTCGCCGACTTCAACCAGCTGTGGAAGACGACGGGCACCAACCAGCACCGCTACGACACGTACGGCCAGGGACGTTTCGGCGCGAACCCGTACGACAATCTTTCGCTGTTCATGGATCAGTCGGCGGTCTTCCACGCGCCGTCGATGAACACGCCGCTCCTGATCTTCCAGGGCACGAACGACGGCTCGACCGAATGGCTCCAAGGCGTCGAGTTCTACAACGCGCTTCGCTTCCTCAAGAAGCCGGTGATCTTCCTGTCGTACGAGGGCGAGGGCCACGGCTTCACCCGCTACGACAACCAGTACGACGTCGAAGTGCGGATGCACCAGTTCTACGACCACTACCTCAAGGGAACGCCGGAAGCCGAGTGGATCGCGAACGGCATTCCGTTCATCAAAAAGAAGGCGCCGACCGGCGCGGCCGCGCAGCCGGTGCAGTTGATGGGTGGCGGCGCGGGAATCGGCACGCCGACGCCGGGCAGTGGTGGTGGCGGCGCCGGCGGTGGTGCCGGCGGCGGACAGCCTCCGGCGGGACCGCCGAACCCGTAA
- a CDS encoding amino acid permease, with translation MVPSDDADRGTRGRGEQSLVRALGTWGMAASIVNITIGGGIFRLPAPIAGVLGPAAPIAYLVCAVTMGLIVLCFAEAGSRVSLTGGVYAFVDLSLGPAVGFFAGFMLWSAITVAAAAVAAFFADALGSLVPVLAAPGVRIPLLIIVLAALAALNVVGVRGASRFNTAVTVAKLVPLVALVVFGSAAVVSSNIVWHAAPPVRDVARASTLLIFAFLGVESALAPSGEVRDPRRTIPRAIFIAMAVVTVIYLTVQIVAQGVLGSTLAGRAAPLADAAGVALGAPGRTFVLVGMVVSMFGYVAGVSLAVPRMLFAFARDGYLPSALARVHERFSTPYIAIVAQAAIVIVLSTTGTFEELAVIANVATLAVYAACCVAVLVLRRLESTGTRPAEVAFRAPLGGAVPVLALVAIGWLLTSLTRLEWTSLAAIAAVASIIYVGSSRARRVSRATAEPAT, from the coding sequence ATGGTTCCTTCCGACGACGCCGATCGAGGCACCCGCGGGCGCGGCGAGCAATCGCTGGTCCGCGCGTTGGGGACGTGGGGGATGGCGGCGAGCATCGTCAACATCACGATCGGCGGCGGCATCTTCCGCTTGCCCGCGCCGATCGCCGGCGTTCTGGGACCCGCTGCGCCGATCGCGTATCTCGTGTGCGCCGTCACGATGGGGCTCATCGTACTCTGCTTTGCCGAAGCCGGGAGCCGCGTCTCGCTCACCGGCGGCGTGTACGCGTTCGTCGACTTGTCGCTGGGCCCGGCCGTCGGGTTCTTCGCCGGATTCATGCTGTGGTCGGCTATTACGGTTGCGGCGGCGGCGGTCGCGGCTTTTTTCGCCGATGCACTCGGGTCGCTCGTGCCCGTCCTCGCGGCGCCCGGCGTCCGCATCCCGTTGCTGATCATCGTGCTCGCCGCGCTGGCGGCGCTCAACGTCGTGGGAGTGCGGGGGGCAAGTCGCTTCAACACGGCGGTCACCGTCGCAAAGCTGGTGCCTCTCGTCGCGCTCGTCGTGTTCGGCTCGGCGGCCGTGGTTTCGTCGAACATCGTCTGGCATGCGGCGCCTCCGGTTCGCGACGTCGCGCGGGCATCGACGCTTCTCATTTTCGCCTTTCTTGGCGTCGAGAGCGCCCTCGCGCCCAGCGGCGAAGTGCGCGATCCGCGGCGAACGATTCCGCGCGCCATTTTCATCGCGATGGCCGTCGTCACCGTGATCTATCTGACCGTGCAAATCGTCGCGCAGGGCGTTCTCGGTAGCACGCTCGCCGGCCGAGCCGCGCCGCTCGCCGACGCCGCCGGGGTGGCGTTGGGCGCGCCCGGGCGCACCTTCGTGCTCGTCGGCATGGTCGTGTCGATGTTCGGCTACGTGGCCGGTGTGTCGCTCGCGGTTCCGCGCATGCTGTTCGCCTTCGCCCGCGACGGATACCTGCCGAGCGCACTCGCGCGCGTGCACGAGCGGTTCAGCACCCCGTATATCGCCATTGTGGCGCAGGCGGCGATCGTCATTGTCCTCTCGACGACGGGGACCTTCGAGGAGCTCGCCGTCATCGCGAACGTGGCGACGCTCGCGGTCTACGCGGCGTGCTGCGTCGCGGTGCTCGTGCTTCGCCGGCTCGAATCGACGGGGACGCGACCCGCGGAGGTTGCGTTCCGCGCGCCGTTGGGCGGCGCGGTACCGGTGCTGGCCCTCGTCGCGATCGGTTGGCTGCTGACGAGCCTCACCCGCCTGGAGTGGACCTCGCTCGCCGCGATCGCCGCCGTCGCGTCCATCATCTACGTCGGGAGCTCGCGCGCTCGGCGTGTCTCGCGCGCGACTGCGGAGCCGGCCACGTGA
- a CDS encoding TetR family transcriptional regulator: MRDRDTEQRILDAAHAVFVRRGTHGARMQEIAEEAGVNKALLHYYFRSKARLSEAIFRRVASGLFGRVGAILGGPTALDEKVRQVVALYLDQLSATPYAPGYVISEINQHPERAKQLLEAIAQLRAQAIGEHFLGTLDRQLKEAARAGRIRPISLDQFLANLASLCVFPFVARPMLATVLQLDDRGFERFIRERKATLPDFILNALRP, from the coding sequence GTGCGCGACCGCGACACCGAACAGCGGATCCTCGACGCGGCCCACGCCGTCTTCGTCCGACGCGGCACTCACGGCGCGCGCATGCAGGAGATCGCCGAGGAGGCCGGCGTCAACAAAGCCCTCCTCCACTACTATTTCCGCAGCAAGGCGCGCCTGTCCGAGGCGATCTTCCGACGCGTCGCGTCCGGACTCTTCGGGCGCGTCGGCGCGATCCTCGGCGGCCCCACCGCGCTCGACGAGAAAGTGCGACAGGTGGTCGCGCTCTACCTCGACCAGCTCTCCGCCACGCCGTACGCGCCCGGCTACGTCATCAGCGAGATCAACCAGCACCCCGAGCGCGCCAAGCAACTTCTCGAGGCCATCGCCCAACTCCGCGCGCAGGCAATCGGCGAGCACTTTCTCGGCACGCTCGACCGACAGTTGAAGGAGGCCGCGCGCGCGGGGCGCATCCGGCCGATCTCGCTCGACCAGTTCCTGGCGAACCTCGCGTCGCTCTGCGTCTTTCCCTTCGTCGCCCGACCGATGCTCGCCACCGTCCTCCAGCTCGACGATCGCGGCTTCGAGCGGTTCATCCGCGAGCGCAAGGCGACGCTCCCCGACTTCATCCTCAACGCACTTCGACCATGA
- a CDS encoding aminotransferase class V-fold PLP-dependent enzyme, whose product MSATTSTDVRDALLQFRAEFPILERTTYLVSNSLGAMPRAVPERLAEYVDQWAERGVRAWADGWWEMPVSVGDEIAPLIGAPSGSVAMLPNVTIAQASVLSAFTYAPPRDAIVMTELDFPSVRYIYDGLAKRLGARVVVVPSGDGVGVDMDRLLSAIDERTALVAISHVLFRSAYILDVAAICRRAREVGARVSLDAFHSVGVMPVDVTALGVDFLSGGVLKWLCGGPGGAFLYASPEASRSLMPSFTGWQAHERPFGFESDMRYAEGAWRWLNGTPPIPALFAAVEGPRIVRRAGIDAIRAKSVRQTSRLIELADARGYRVSAPRDSARRGGTVAFDVPHSYGVSRALLANDVIVDYRPNAGIRIAPHFYTSDAELERAVSMIDDVLRDGAWKPFEAERSVVT is encoded by the coding sequence GTGAGCGCCACGACCAGCACGGACGTGCGAGACGCGCTTCTCCAGTTTCGCGCCGAGTTTCCGATTCTCGAGCGCACGACGTACCTCGTCTCCAATTCGCTCGGGGCGATGCCGCGCGCCGTGCCCGAACGACTCGCCGAATACGTGGACCAATGGGCCGAGCGCGGCGTCCGTGCATGGGCGGACGGCTGGTGGGAAATGCCGGTGTCCGTCGGCGACGAGATCGCTCCGCTCATCGGAGCGCCGTCCGGCAGCGTAGCCATGCTCCCGAACGTGACGATCGCGCAAGCGTCGGTTCTGAGCGCCTTCACGTATGCGCCGCCGCGCGACGCCATCGTGATGACCGAGCTCGATTTCCCGTCCGTGCGCTACATATATGACGGCCTCGCCAAACGCCTCGGCGCGCGGGTCGTGGTCGTCCCTTCCGGCGACGGAGTCGGCGTGGACATGGATCGCCTCTTGTCCGCGATCGACGAACGGACCGCGCTCGTCGCCATCTCGCACGTTCTCTTTCGCTCGGCGTACATCCTCGATGTCGCGGCGATTTGTCGCCGGGCGCGCGAGGTGGGGGCTCGCGTATCGCTCGACGCGTTTCACTCCGTCGGCGTGATGCCGGTAGACGTCACCGCACTGGGCGTCGATTTTTTGAGCGGCGGCGTGTTGAAGTGGTTGTGCGGCGGTCCCGGGGGCGCGTTTCTGTACGCGTCGCCCGAGGCGAGCAGGTCGCTCATGCCATCATTCACCGGCTGGCAGGCGCACGAGCGTCCGTTCGGATTCGAGTCGGACATGCGCTACGCCGAGGGCGCCTGGCGCTGGTTGAACGGCACGCCGCCGATTCCCGCGTTGTTCGCCGCCGTCGAAGGTCCGCGGATCGTTCGGCGGGCCGGCATCGACGCGATTCGCGCGAAGAGCGTTCGCCAGACGTCGCGTCTCATCGAGCTTGCCGACGCGCGCGGCTACCGGGTCTCCGCGCCGCGCGACTCGGCGCGCCGCGGAGGGACGGTCGCGTTCGACGTGCCGCATTCGTACGGCGTATCGCGAGCGCTTCTGGCGAACGACGTGATCGTGGACTATCGACCGAATGCCGGAATTCGCATCGCGCCGCATTTCTATACCTCCGACGCGGAGCTCGAGCGCGCCGTCTCGATGATCGACGACGTTCTGCGCGACGGTGCGTGGAAACCCTTCGAAGCCGAGAGGAGTGTCGTCACATGA
- a CDS encoding RES family NAD+ phosphorylase, which yields MRISTQSGAATLSERPARRDTKVVPLAPSADRPIPVRRIHWKSAVRIIPSVFPPADLFKRVAAPADRDAVHAIEDAFNPRLRPSAGPAAGLNASERVVGPGATYIMAAFTHLSPDGSRFSDGTFGVFYAAQREAVAIAETRYHRERFMLATREAPCELDMRVLSVGVRAPLHDLRGMRAILPDVYRLTDYSASQLLGGVLRAGGSNGVVYDSVRLEGGRCVGAFRPRVLSHCRERKHLRYVWDGASIASVFEIKRLPARPPAQP from the coding sequence GTGCGTATCTCGACGCAGAGCGGGGCGGCGACTTTGTCTGAGCGGCCGGCGCGCCGCGACACGAAGGTCGTGCCGCTCGCGCCGTCGGCCGACCGTCCGATTCCGGTTCGGCGAATTCACTGGAAGAGCGCCGTTCGGATCATCCCGAGCGTCTTCCCGCCGGCCGACCTGTTCAAACGGGTTGCTGCGCCGGCGGATCGTGACGCCGTGCACGCGATCGAGGACGCATTCAATCCGCGCCTGCGCCCCTCCGCCGGTCCGGCGGCGGGGTTGAACGCGAGCGAACGCGTCGTCGGCCCGGGTGCGACCTACATCATGGCGGCGTTCACGCATCTCTCGCCCGACGGCAGCCGGTTCAGCGACGGCACGTTCGGCGTCTTCTACGCGGCTCAGCGCGAGGCGGTGGCGATCGCCGAGACGCGGTATCACCGTGAACGGTTCATGTTGGCGACGCGCGAAGCGCCGTGCGAGCTCGACATGCGTGTGCTGAGCGTGGGCGTGAGGGCGCCGCTGCACGACCTGCGTGGCATGCGGGCGATCCTGCCCGACGTTTACCGCCTCACCGACTACTCCGCCTCACAGTTGCTCGGCGGCGTGCTGCGGGCGGGTGGGTCGAACGGCGTCGTCTACGACTCGGTGCGACTCGAGGGCGGACGGTGCGTCGGAGCATTTCGCCCGCGGGTGCTCTCACACTGCCGCGAGCGGAAGCACCTGCGCTATGTGTGGGACGGCGCGTCGATCGCGTCCGTTTTCGAGATCAAGCGGCTCCCCGCTCGCCCTCCGGCTCAGCCTTAG
- a CDS encoding MbcA/ParS/Xre antitoxin family protein, translating to MALRAPYPTASSSPSPARVSRAGLATFFRIAAEWDLDTAQQMALLGLPSRTTFFRWKKASPASLPPDTLERLSHVFGIYKSLQILLPHAAAATWIHRPNDAPLFGGRPALELMTRGVAGLFLVRAYLDAERGGDFV from the coding sequence ATGGCCTTGCGCGCCCCATACCCGACCGCATCGAGCTCGCCCAGCCCTGCGCGCGTGTCGCGGGCCGGTCTGGCGACCTTTTTTCGCATCGCCGCCGAGTGGGATCTCGACACCGCGCAGCAGATGGCGCTGCTCGGGTTGCCGTCGCGGACGACGTTCTTTCGCTGGAAGAAGGCGTCGCCGGCTTCCTTGCCACCCGATACGCTCGAGCGGCTCTCGCACGTCTTCGGGATCTACAAGAGTCTTCAGATTCTGTTGCCCCACGCCGCGGCGGCGACCTGGATTCATCGGCCGAACGACGCGCCGCTCTTCGGGGGACGGCCGGCGCTCGAGCTCATGACCCGTGGCGTGGCCGGGCTCTTTCTCGTGCGTGCGTATCTCGACGCAGAGCGGGGCGGCGACTTTGTCTGA
- a CDS encoding M20/M25/M40 family metallo-hydrolase, protein MSIDSTSGCEAEVVSWLDKYLADGGWRTRRIPVSPGRYDVFATEVESPLVTLTTHLDTVPPYIPPRRQGGKLYGRGACDAKGIASSMICAAERLRETGVPVALLFVVGEEVTHDGAHAANQAIVSGLVPPTNRVLVNGEPTESTLAVGTKGAIRVTVRTRGHAAHSAYPHLGHSATRDLVRLLAEVDAIEFPTDELFGPTTVNIGVLSGGVADNVVAPAAEARLMIRLVTPPEDVKSIIEQWAGGRADLEWGPVVPPIRLGVVDGFPTSVAAFATDIPALTNWGTPYLFGPGSIHVAHRDDECVSLDELEAAVGAYERIAIASLEASV, encoded by the coding sequence ATGTCAATCGACTCGACCAGCGGCTGTGAAGCCGAGGTCGTGTCTTGGCTCGACAAGTACCTCGCCGATGGTGGATGGCGGACCCGGCGCATTCCGGTCTCGCCCGGTCGGTACGACGTCTTCGCGACCGAGGTCGAGAGCCCGCTCGTCACACTGACCACGCATCTCGACACGGTGCCGCCGTACATCCCGCCGCGCCGGCAGGGCGGAAAGCTGTACGGCCGGGGCGCGTGCGACGCAAAAGGGATTGCCTCATCGATGATTTGCGCCGCCGAACGACTGCGTGAGACCGGCGTTCCGGTGGCGCTGCTGTTCGTCGTGGGCGAAGAGGTGACGCACGACGGCGCGCACGCCGCCAATCAGGCGATCGTGTCCGGTCTGGTGCCGCCAACCAACCGCGTACTCGTCAACGGTGAGCCGACCGAAAGCACGCTCGCCGTCGGAACCAAGGGCGCGATTCGCGTCACGGTTCGAACGCGCGGGCACGCCGCGCACTCCGCGTATCCGCACCTCGGTCACTCTGCCACACGTGACCTCGTTCGGTTGTTGGCCGAGGTCGACGCCATCGAGTTCCCGACGGACGAGCTGTTCGGCCCGACCACGGTGAACATCGGTGTTCTGAGCGGCGGCGTCGCGGACAACGTCGTGGCGCCGGCCGCCGAGGCCAGACTCATGATTCGGCTCGTCACGCCGCCCGAAGACGTGAAGTCGATCATCGAGCAGTGGGCCGGAGGCCGAGCCGACCTCGAGTGGGGGCCTGTCGTTCCGCCGATCCGGCTCGGGGTGGTGGATGGCTTTCCGACGTCGGTGGCGGCGTTCGCCACCGACATTCCGGCGCTGACGAATTGGGGAACGCCGTACTTGTTTGGTCCGGGCTCAATCCACGTCGCTCACCGCGACGACGAGTGCGTGTCGCTCGACGAGCTCGAGGCGGCGGTGGGGGCGTACGAGCGGATCGCGATCGCGTCGCTCGAGGCGTCGGTCTGA